AAAAACGACATAATGCGATCTTTATCGATCAAAATATTATACTCAGCCAACATGGTTAATAAGCCTGAGAACTCGGTTTGTAATTGCTCTTTATACACGGGAACATTTTGCGAAAAGCCATTAACCGATTGACCAACAAGCCCTGCCAGACTGACCACAATTAACATAATTAGTAAAATAACCAGTGTAATTGCTGCGCCTTTTGGTACGCGATAACGTCCCATTAAATTAATCAACGGACTACAAATAATGGCAATAAATACGGAGAGTAAAAACGGAACGACAATTGCGCTTGCTAATTTCAAGCCGGCTAAAACAACGATTAAGGCCGCAAAAATCAATAAACTTTTACTGGCACCAGTAAAATTGGGCTGAACCATAGCTATCCTTAGTTCGTATTATCACTTTGTTCTAATTAGCGCTATGCTACATTATAAGCGTGGCAAATAGGAAGCTATTTGATTTATCTATGAATATTTTAATCACTGGGGCCACAGGCCTAATTGGCTCACACTTGTGTAAGCACTTAGCAAACCATCATAAGTTAATGGTGCTTACCCGCAAAAAAGAAAAAGCGTTTACCATTTTGGGACACCATGTAAATGCGTTTGAAACCCTAGAGGATATTGACTTTAACCAGCTTGATATTGTGATTAATCTTGCCGGCGAACCGATAGCCGATAAACGCTGGAGCAAAGCGCAAAAACAAAAAATTGAATCTAGCCGCTGGCACATTACTGAACAAATCACCGACAAAATTAACGCAGCAGATAACCCACCACATACTTTTATCTCGGGCAGTGCGATAGGCTATTACGGCAGGCAAACCGAGTCGGTTGATGAACAGCATAACCAACCTTTTAATGAATACAGTCACTACCTTTGTAAACAGTGGGAAACGCTTGCCAAAAAAGCGCAATCGGATAAAACTCGCGTATGTATTTTGCGCACCGGTGTGGTGCTGGCAAAACACGGTGGCGCACTGAAAAAAATGGTACCACCATTTCAGTTTTGCCTAGGCGGCCCTATTGCAGATGGTACACAGCAAATGTCGTGGATCCACATTAACGACATGGTAAACATTATTCTGTTTTTAATCGAAAACAAATCGCTAAACGGTGTGTTTAACGCAACGGCGCCTAATCCGGTTTCGAATAATCAATTCTCCGAAAGTTTGAGTGAAACGTTAGAAAAGCCTAACTTTTTTAGAATGCCTGAATTTGTATTGCGATTAATGTTTGGTGAGATGGCTGATTTACTAGTATTTGGTCAAGCGGTTAAGCCAAAAGCGCTGCAAGACGCAGATTTTAAATTTCATTTTCCACATTTAAAACCTGCCCTTGAAAATATATTAGGTGGGCGATAACGCCCACTTTTTTATAGCGCCCTAACAAGGCCTTGGGTGTTTTTTCGCAGCGTTTTTGCCACTAAACTATAGCCAAGCACAGCTACAAATAAGGCACCAACTACAGGCCCGTAAAGCCACATTGTTGGGTGCAAATTACCAATTTGCTCAAACATACGGTACTGCACAACGAGTAATGCAATATCGCTAAACAGTGCTGCAGAAATGCCCGCAAATAAACCCAGCAATACAAATTCGTAAAGCACCGCATTTTTAATAAGCTTGGCTTTAGCACCAAGGGTTCGCAATATCACCACTTCTTGCATGCGGTCGTGCAAACTTGCCTGCACTTGCGACACCAATACTAACGCACCGCAAATCACCACAATAATCAGTACAAAACTAATGGCCGTTGCAACTTGGTCGATAGTTGAGCGCACCTGCTTTATCATTGAATCTACATCAATAATGCTCACACTAGGGTGATTGCGCACCAGTTGCTGCAACGCACGTTTAGATTCGGTCGGTGTGCTAATGGCAGAAATATACGTTGCCGGAAATTGTGACAGCACTTTAGGACTTAAAATAATAAAGAAGTTGGGCTGCATGGTAGACCAGTTCACCTCACGCAGGCTGGTAATTTTGGCACTAAAACGCTGTGAGCCAATTAAAAACTCAAGCTCATCGCCAATTTTCACACCTAACCGCTCAGCCATAGATTGCTCCATGGAAAGCTCGTTGGCATCTGGGTTTAACCACTCACCTTCAACAATTTCATTGTGTTTCGGCAAGGTATCACGCCATGTTAAGTTAAGCTCACGACCAACACCCGAACGCGCTTCTTCATCGCGTTTTTCGTTTTCTTGTGCCGATACAGAACGCGCTACTTGCTCACCGTTAATACTATTTACGCGACCGCGCACCACAGCATAAAAATCGGTTTGCTGAATGTTGTTTTCGGCTAAAAAATCGGCGATATCACTGCGTTCATATTCGCTAATATTTACCAAAAAGCCATTTGGCGCGTTTTCAGGTAGTTGCGATTGCCAATCGGCAATTAAATCGTTCTTCATTACTACTAAAAATAAAATGAGCTTGATTGCAAGTGCAAAGCTAATTACTTGCACCGCATTAGCGTTTGCGCGTTTTTGTAGTGACGCAATTGCCAAAGACCAGCTATTACTTGGCTTTAATCCCAGTTTACGTGACGAGGTAAACAGTAATCGGCTTAAACCAAATAACATACCCGCTAAAAGCGCACATGACACAAACATAATACCCGCAATCACGACACTGCGACTAAATAAACACATCAAGCCAAACACGGTAAGTGTTGCAAGTAACAGGTGCAGTTTTGATACTTTAAGGGAATCCCCTAAATTACGGCGCAGCACCCGCATTGGTGGAATATCAAATAAGTCCATTAACGGTTTAAGCGAGAACATAACGGCACAGATCAAACCGGTAAAGGTAGCTAGTCCAAGCGGCCAAAGTGATGCTGGCGGCAGGGCTTTACCCATTTTTTCACTCAGCACATCGATTGCGATAACTTGTAAAATAAAACCTAGCAACAAACCAATAATGACCGAAAAAACAGTCACTAACAGTAAATGTACAATGTAGATATTACGAATAGTCGTGCGCGAACCGCCCAGTGTTTTCATCATTGCAACGGGGTCGTACTGACGCTCACAGTAGCGCCTTGCAGACACGGCAATTGCTACCGCCGCAAGCATAATGCCGAGCAAGCCTGCCAGTAATAAAAATCTCTCAGCGCGGTTTACAGAATCAGATACTGGACCTTGACGATCTTTTACGCCATACCAACGCTGGTTTTCAAGTAATTGCGGTTTGAGCCAAGCGTAATAATCATTAAGTTGCTGCTCGGTGCCGGCATATAAATAACGATAAGAAACGCGGCTACCTGGTTGGATCACTTGTGTTTTTTCAACATCGGCGATATTCATAAGTACCCGACGCGAACTTGAAAAAATCGCAAATGGTGCATCAGGCTCTTCAGCAAGAATTTTTTCTGCAATGAAATTGGCTTCACCAATTTCAACCACGTCCCCTACTTCAATATTTAAGCTGTAAAAAACCGTATCGGACAACCATATATTGCCAGGCGCTGGGTGCGCCTCGGTAACATACTCGGGCCCTTCAAAACTGTCTTTAAGTTTTAATTGGCCTTTTAGTGGGTAGCCTTCGTCGGTTGCCTTAATGTACGCTATTTGCATTTCATCATTGGCAAACAGCATGCTATCAAAACCATACCAAGTGGCCGTTTGCAGGCCGTCATCAATCGCTTTTGTGAGGAATTCTTGTGGCAGCTTGTGGTTACTTTGCAAGCCACGGTCTGCGGCTATAAACTCGCTACTTTTTTGATTGATAGAAAGACCGATGCGATCAGTGATTGAAGACAATGTCATTACCGTCATGACAGCGAGCGCAATCGCCAATAAAATAATATTGAGTTCGCCTCGTTTTAATTCTTGGCGAAATAATTTAAACGCTAATTTAGCCCACATCAGCCTGTACTCCGATACGGTCATCGATTAATTGGCCTGCATCAATATGAAGGGTGCGTTGGCACTTTTCAGCAAGGTGTTCGTCGTGCGTAACCAATACTAAGGTTGTGCCGGCGACTTTATTTAAATCAAATAAAAGTTCTTCAATGATGCGGCCATTTTTGCTATCAAGATTAGCCGATGGTTCATCTGCGAATAGCACCTTAGGTTCGCCAATATATGCGCGCGCAATCGCAACGCGTTGCTGCTCTCCACCCGATAGTTGTGAAGGAAAATGATGTAAACGGTGTGAAAGCCCAACTTTTTCAAGCAGTTCTTTGGCTTTTTCTTCAGCGTTTGTTTCACCTGCAAGCTCCGCAGGTAGCATTACGTTTTCAAGCGCCGTTAGGCTTTGCACCAACATAAACGATTGGAAAATAAAACCGACACTCTTAGCACGTACCGCTGCACGCTGCTCTTCATCTAAACTATGTAATGGCTCGCCATCTAAAAATATTTCACCTTGGGTGACGCTATCAAGGCCCGCAAGTAGCGCAAGCAAGGTAGATTTACCTGAGCCCGATGCTCCGACAATCGCAATTGACTCGCCTGGCTTGACATTAAAACTGATGCCAGAGAGGATAGTTAGGTCGCCATCAAGTGTTGCGACAGTTTTTTCAAGGTCTTTGACCTGAATCACATTCATTTGCGAAAGCTTATTCATAGGACTCTCAATGTTGTTACGTAGTTTATTCGTTATCTTACTTGTTATTAGTTACACGGCAATCGCCAACACCGATCACACTGATGGTAAAAGCGACAAAAATCAAGTAACTAAATTACTTATCTTAGGTGACAGCTTAAGCGCAGGCTATGGTCTAAAACAAGAACAAGCGTGGCCTCAGTTGTTACAAAATGCGTACAACCAAGAAAAATCCCCTATCACATTGATAAATGCAAGTATTAGCGGTGAAACCAGTGGTGGTGTATTGCAACGTCTTCCCGCTTTATTAGATGAACATTCGCCAAACTGGGTATTAGTAGAAATAGGCGGTAACGACGGTTTACGCGGCTACCCGGTGAAATTACTCAAGAATAACTTACGCCAAATTATTGATAAAAGCTTAGCTGCGAACGCAAACGTCATTTTAATGGAAGTAGCTATTACTCCTAATCTCGGTAAGCGCTACGCAACACTGTTTCAAAACGCCTATAAGCAGGTCGCAAGTGAAAAATCTGTACCAACCATTCCATTTTTTATTGAATCGGTGGTGACCAAGCCTGAGCTTATGCTACCCGATGGCATTCACCCTAATGCAAAAGCACAACCTTTATTAGTAGAGATAATGAAACAACATTTTGCAGATTTAATTTTAAATAATTAACGATTAGTAATAATTGGCTTATATTTGCAATAACGTTAACTGACAAAATACAACAATCGAATTTAACTAAGCTGTTGAGTAAAAGAATATTGATTTAAATGAGTTATCAGGCTTGTTTTTAAATACTCTTGTTTGTTGATTGATTAAATTAATGAGTCTTGATAGTGAGCCGCGATAAAATATCTCTCTTTGTTTAGACGAAGAACACATGTATTCGATGTATAAGGTAAAACAATAACAATCGTACGTGACCAGTTATATTCAAAATATAACAGCTAACACTTTCATTAAATCGTATATTTATCACGCAGTTAAACCTAGACTAGTTGCTTTTACATAAATCCGAGAATACACTAGCAACTATGTCGGCATATAGCGCAGCTTGGTAGCGCACTGTCATGGGGTGTCAGGGGTCGCAGGTTCAAATCCTGCTATGCCGACCATTCTTTTCTCACCCTAATCAGATACTTCGAACTTTTAAATAAGTAAGTAAGAATTATAAAATTAAGCAAATTTAAATTTAATCAAACAGCTTTAACTCTAATCCCCACAAAACTACATAAACCGTTTGTTTAAAATCAACAATCCTTGACTATTTAGCCCACTGCTTTAAGTTATTTATGCTATCGAGGTTGATTATTTAAAGGACTAAACCATGCCGGGTGCATTTGCACACATTACAGCGGTTAATTTCGCTACCGAAAATAAATCGCTACACCAATTAGACATACCCAAAAAAGCCAAATTAATTTTAAGTAAAAACAAAAAATATCTGGAATTAGGCTGTGTTTCACCAGATTACCCTTATTTGGTGGTGGGTTTAGATAAAGAGCTACAAAATAAATGGGCTGATCTTATGCATTACGAGCGCACAGGAGACGTCATTAAAGCCGCTATTGCCTATTGCAAAACTCTGGAAGGAAGCGCGCAAGAAAAATCATTTGCTTGGCTGTGTGGCTATATGGCTCACGTTGCCGCAGACATTACTATTCACCCTGTCGTTGAATTAAAGGTGGGGCCGTACGAGCAAAACCAAAAAGCACATAGAGTTTGTGAAATGAATCAAGATGCCTTTATTTGGCAACGGCTTAATCTTGGCGAAATTGGTTATGCTGATCGGGTCGAGCTCAATATTGGCTCATGCACTAATGCAAATAACGAATTGGATGACGATATAAAGCAAATTTGGCGTTTTTGTTTAGAGCAAATTCACCCTGAATATACAAAAAATGTAGAACCTGATTTTGATGCATGGCAGTCAGGCTTTCAGCTTGTAGTTAATAATGCTGAAGAGAGCCACCGGCTTTTTCCTTGGGCACGACATGTAGGTGTTGACCATGGTCTAACCTATCCAATGTTTGAAGAAGTCGATTTAGATTTCATTTCCCAACTTGAAACGCCTCACGGCAAAATGCATTACAACGATGTGTTTGATTTAGCTATTGAAAATATCAAATACTATATTAGTATTGTCGCCAACAGTGTATTTGAAGATATGCCTTGCGACGCTATTTGTAATTGGAATTTAGATACCGGTAAAGACGAAACTAATAAGTTAACTGCATGGGAGCACTAGTATGAAACACCTTATTGTAATTATGGGTATGCTCTTTTGCATAGCATGTGCCAACAAGCCAAATGAGTATGAGCCTGAAAAAATGGCGGACCTAGCGTCACAATTAAAAGACATTGCAGCAGCACTAGACGGCACATTGAAGTTTAGCGACACACATTACACTGAAGGACAGCAGTTGCTACAAGACGCAATTGATAATGATGCCAATCGGTTAGCGCCGTTTAACCAATTCCAGCTTCACGTTATTATTGATGAAACCAACGCAGCCTTGCTGCTTTGTGATAACAACACCTTACTAATTGAAGATGCTGGCTGTACGGCGCAATCAGATGTGCAACACTGGCGCCAGCCTAACAATGAATGCAAAGCAACGTTAGCGCTAAGCCAAGTATGCAACTAAAGATACTAGATAAAAAACGCAGCCAATTGGCTGCGTTTTTTTATTTTGATAATTAGTTTTTGGCTTTCGCTTTAGATTTTGGTTTTGCTTTCGCCTTTGATTCTTCTACCCACTTGCCATCAACGAATTGTGCCGTCCAACCAGTTGCTTTACCCTCAACTTCAGACATTACATATTGTGATTTAGCTTTGCGGCTATAGCGGATAATCGCGTCATTACCATCTGGATCTTTCTCTGGCGCGTCTGCTAAGTAATAAAACTTAGGTGAAATACGATCGCGAAAACGTTTTAACTCAGACACTTTAGGCGCTCGCGTTTCACGTGATTTCGGGAACGTTGACGCAGCCATAAAGATACCTGATGCGCCGTCACGTAGCACAAAGTATGCTTCCGACTTTTCACACGGTAACTCAGGTAGGTGTACCGGATCTTCTTTCGGAGGCGCAGCTTCACCATTTTTAAGCAGTTTACGGGTATTTTTACATTCCTCGTTAGTACAACCAAAGTATTTGCCAAAACGACCCGACTTTAATTGCATTTCAGACTGACACTTGTCGCATTCGATAACAGGGCCGTCGTACCCTTTAATTTTAAAGCTACCGCTTTCAATTAAATAGCCATCACAGTCTGGGTTATTACCACACACATGCAATTTTCGCGTTTCGTCAATGAGGTAAGAATCCATCGCTGTTTCGCATTTAGGACAGCGTT
This region of Pseudoalteromonas spongiae UST010723-006 genomic DNA includes:
- a CDS encoding TIGR01777 family oxidoreductase, with product MNILITGATGLIGSHLCKHLANHHKLMVLTRKKEKAFTILGHHVNAFETLEDIDFNQLDIVINLAGEPIADKRWSKAQKQKIESSRWHITEQITDKINAADNPPHTFISGSAIGYYGRQTESVDEQHNQPFNEYSHYLCKQWETLAKKAQSDKTRVCILRTGVVLAKHGGALKKMVPPFQFCLGGPIADGTQQMSWIHINDMVNIILFLIENKSLNGVFNATAPNPVSNNQFSESLSETLEKPNFFRMPEFVLRLMFGEMADLLVFGQAVKPKALQDADFKFHFPHLKPALENILGGR
- a CDS encoding arylesterase, which translates into the protein MLLRSLFVILLVISYTAIANTDHTDGKSDKNQVTKLLILGDSLSAGYGLKQEQAWPQLLQNAYNQEKSPITLINASISGETSGGVLQRLPALLDEHSPNWVLVEIGGNDGLRGYPVKLLKNNLRQIIDKSLAANANVILMEVAITPNLGKRYATLFQNAYKQVASEKSVPTIPFFIESVVTKPELMLPDGIHPNAKAQPLLVEIMKQHFADLILNN
- a CDS encoding zinc dependent phospholipase C family protein, whose amino-acid sequence is MPGAFAHITAVNFATENKSLHQLDIPKKAKLILSKNKKYLELGCVSPDYPYLVVGLDKELQNKWADLMHYERTGDVIKAAIAYCKTLEGSAQEKSFAWLCGYMAHVAADITIHPVVELKVGPYEQNQKAHRVCEMNQDAFIWQRLNLGEIGYADRVELNIGSCTNANNELDDDIKQIWRFCLEQIHPEYTKNVEPDFDAWQSGFQLVVNNAEESHRLFPWARHVGVDHGLTYPMFEEVDLDFISQLETPHGKMHYNDVFDLAIENIKYYISIVANSVFEDMPCDAICNWNLDTGKDETNKLTAWEH
- a CDS encoding ABC transporter permease; its protein translation is MWAKLAFKLFRQELKRGELNIILLAIALAVMTVMTLSSITDRIGLSINQKSSEFIAADRGLQSNHKLPQEFLTKAIDDGLQTATWYGFDSMLFANDEMQIAYIKATDEGYPLKGQLKLKDSFEGPEYVTEAHPAPGNIWLSDTVFYSLNIEVGDVVEIGEANFIAEKILAEEPDAPFAIFSSSRRVLMNIADVEKTQVIQPGSRVSYRYLYAGTEQQLNDYYAWLKPQLLENQRWYGVKDRQGPVSDSVNRAERFLLLAGLLGIMLAAVAIAVSARRYCERQYDPVAMMKTLGGSRTTIRNIYIVHLLLVTVFSVIIGLLLGFILQVIAIDVLSEKMGKALPPASLWPLGLATFTGLICAVMFSLKPLMDLFDIPPMRVLRRNLGDSLKVSKLHLLLATLTVFGLMCLFSRSVVIAGIMFVSCALLAGMLFGLSRLLFTSSRKLGLKPSNSWSLAIASLQKRANANAVQVISFALAIKLILFLVVMKNDLIADWQSQLPENAPNGFLVNISEYERSDIADFLAENNIQQTDFYAVVRGRVNSINGEQVARSVSAQENEKRDEEARSGVGRELNLTWRDTLPKHNEIVEGEWLNPDANELSMEQSMAERLGVKIGDELEFLIGSQRFSAKITSLREVNWSTMQPNFFIILSPKVLSQFPATYISAISTPTESKRALQQLVRNHPSVSIIDVDSMIKQVRSTIDQVATAISFVLIIVVICGALVLVSQVQASLHDRMQEVVILRTLGAKAKLIKNAVLYEFVLLGLFAGISAALFSDIALLVVQYRMFEQIGNLHPTMWLYGPVVGALFVAVLGYSLVAKTLRKNTQGLVRAL
- a CDS encoding ABC transporter ATP-binding protein — translated: MNKLSQMNVIQVKDLEKTVATLDGDLTILSGISFNVKPGESIAIVGASGSGKSTLLALLAGLDSVTQGEIFLDGEPLHSLDEEQRAAVRAKSVGFIFQSFMLVQSLTALENVMLPAELAGETNAEEKAKELLEKVGLSHRLHHFPSQLSGGEQQRVAIARAYIGEPKVLFADEPSANLDSKNGRIIEELLFDLNKVAGTTLVLVTHDEHLAEKCQRTLHIDAGQLIDDRIGVQADVG